From the Solanum pennellii chromosome 4, SPENNV200 genome, one window contains:
- the LOC107016985 gene encoding uncharacterized protein LOC107016985, producing the protein MIFLRHHLDEILKIEYLTVKDPLVLWKNLKERFDHLKMVIHPKARYDWMHLRLQDFKSIHEYNSAMFRITSQLKLCGETVSEIDMMEKTFSTFHASNVLLQQQYREKGFKKYSELISHLLVAEQNNDLLLKNHENRPTGSEPLPEVNEAYAHHARRGKGRGPNRGRGRGRGRGRGRDYGQERNSNLGINHSSNKKETIN; encoded by the exons ATGATATTCTTGCGTCATCATCTTGACGAGATTCTGAAAATCGAATATCTGACAGTTAAGGATCCACTTGTTTTGTGGAAAAACCTAAAAGAAAGATTTGACCACTTGAAGATGGTCATACATCCAAAGGCACGATATGATTGGATGCATCTAAGGCTACAAGACTTTAAGTCTATACATGAGTATAATTCTGCCATGTTCAGAATCACTTCtcaattgaaattatgtggagaaacgGTTAGTGAgattgatatgatggaaaagacGTTCTCCACTTTCCATGCCTCGAATGTGCTCTTGCAGCAACAATATCGAGAGAAAGGTTTCAAAAAGTATTCTGAACtaatttctcatcttcttgtggccgagcaaaataatgatttattattgaaaaatcatgAGAATCGACCTACTGGATCTGAACCACTTCCTGAAGTGAATGAGGCGTACGCCCACCATGCTAGGCGTGGAAAAGGTCGCGGTCCTAATCGTGGACGTGGACGTGGTCGTGGACGTGGACGTGGTCGTGATTATGGTCAAGAACGTAATTCTAATCTTGGCAttaatcattcatcaaataaaaag GAAACAATAAATTAA